A genomic segment from Actinomadura hallensis encodes:
- a CDS encoding alanine racemase gives MTAGLPLPLDELPTPALLVDRVRMEANLTAMAGSIGEAGVALRPHFKTSKCLAVARRQLAHGATGFTCATPAEVALLQNAGIKDILWAHQPVGPAKVAFAVEAVARGGLTIALDSVEVAQPLSEAAAKAGVTVPFALEVDTGLHRAGVDPDKAVATVAALTSMPALELRGVLTHEGHVAKHGSDRAGLEAAGDLAGRTLAQVAEALRADGHECPLVSVGSTPAATSAPFADGVTEARPGTYVYFDANQVGLGSARIEQCAQTVLARVVSAQRPGTVIIDAGIKAMSSDSMATAGILGIVCDASGAPLDGITFANGNEEHGYLTGPGTASLRVGDLLRIIPNHACGTTNMWSFLHFVENGRAVERHPIEARH, from the coding sequence GTGACGGCGGGTCTTCCGCTGCCGCTGGACGAGCTGCCGACGCCCGCGCTTCTGGTCGACCGCGTTCGCATGGAGGCGAACCTGACCGCGATGGCCGGTTCGATCGGCGAGGCGGGGGTCGCTCTGCGGCCGCACTTCAAGACGTCGAAGTGCCTCGCGGTCGCGCGCCGGCAGCTCGCCCACGGCGCGACCGGGTTCACCTGCGCGACGCCCGCGGAGGTGGCGCTGCTCCAGAACGCGGGCATTAAGGACATCCTGTGGGCGCATCAGCCGGTCGGCCCCGCCAAGGTCGCCTTCGCCGTCGAGGCCGTGGCCAGGGGCGGGCTGACCATCGCGCTCGACTCGGTTGAGGTCGCGCAACCGCTGTCGGAGGCGGCCGCCAAGGCGGGCGTCACCGTGCCCTTCGCTCTGGAGGTCGACACGGGCCTGCACCGGGCGGGCGTCGACCCCGACAAGGCCGTGGCCACGGTCGCCGCCCTCACCTCGATGCCCGCACTGGAGTTGCGCGGCGTCCTCACCCATGAGGGGCACGTCGCCAAGCACGGTTCCGACCGTGCCGGGCTGGAGGCGGCGGGCGACCTCGCTGGGCGCACGCTGGCCCAGGTCGCCGAGGCATTGCGCGCGGACGGGCACGAGTGCCCGCTGGTCTCGGTCGGCTCGACGCCCGCCGCGACCTCCGCGCCGTTCGCGGACGGGGTCACCGAAGCGCGGCCGGGTACCTACGTCTATTTCGACGCCAACCAGGTCGGCCTGGGCAGCGCCCGCATCGAGCAATGCGCGCAGACCGTCCTGGCCCGTGTCGTCAGTGCCCAAAGGCCCGGAACAGTCATCATCGACGCGGGCATCAAGGCGATGAGCTCCGACTCCATGGCCACTGCCGGGATTCTGGGCATCGTCTGCGATGCGTCAGGCGCCCCCTTGGACGGAATCACGTTCGCCAACGGGAACGAGGAGCACGGATACCTCACCGGCCCGGGAACGGCGAGCCTGCGCGTGGGTGATTTGTTGAGAATCATCCCTAATCACGCGTGCGGTACGACCAACATGTGGAGCTTTCTCCACTTCGTGGAGAACGGCCGCGCCGTAGAACGCCACCCGATCGAAGCCCGCCACTGA
- a CDS encoding ABC transporter ATP-binding protein: MISVTKRNGPDRPLLEIEDLVVEFDGDEETVRAVDGAGYAVAPGETLGVVGESGSGKSVTAMSALGLIKPPGRIVSGRIVFDGTDLRALPPRELRRLRGGRMAMIFQDPMTALNPVMTVGAQIREALRLHRPDMSRAAARERAAELLELVGVPGAERRLKQYPHEFSGGMRQRAMIAMAIANDPDLLIADEPTTALDVTVQAQVLDLIRLTRRETGAATVLITHDLGVVAELADRVVVMYAGRVVEHGPVAEIFESPRHPYTRGLLDSLPDLDGDVGDLTPIPGSPPTPGEIPRGCAFAPRCPMARARCREERPELAQSGPGRGSACHFHHELAGEETTDARP, translated from the coding sequence ATGATCTCGGTGACGAAGCGGAACGGGCCGGACCGGCCGCTGCTGGAGATCGAGGATCTGGTCGTCGAGTTCGACGGCGACGAGGAGACCGTCCGCGCGGTGGACGGAGCCGGGTACGCGGTCGCGCCCGGCGAGACGCTCGGCGTGGTCGGCGAGTCGGGATCGGGCAAGAGCGTCACCGCGATGTCCGCACTCGGCCTGATCAAGCCGCCGGGCAGGATCGTGTCGGGCCGGATCGTGTTCGACGGGACCGACCTGCGCGCGCTGCCGCCGCGGGAGCTGCGCAGGCTGCGCGGCGGGCGGATGGCGATGATCTTCCAGGATCCGATGACCGCGCTGAACCCGGTCATGACGGTCGGCGCGCAGATCCGCGAGGCGCTGCGGCTGCACCGGCCGGACATGTCGCGGGCGGCGGCGCGCGAGCGGGCCGCGGAACTGCTGGAGCTCGTCGGGGTGCCGGGCGCGGAGCGGCGGCTGAAGCAGTATCCGCACGAGTTCTCCGGCGGCATGCGGCAGCGCGCGATGATCGCGATGGCGATCGCCAACGACCCGGACCTGCTGATCGCGGACGAGCCGACCACCGCGCTGGACGTGACGGTCCAGGCGCAGGTGCTCGACCTGATCCGGCTGACCCGGCGGGAGACCGGCGCGGCGACCGTGCTGATCACCCACGATCTCGGGGTGGTCGCCGAGCTGGCCGACCGGGTCGTGGTGATGTACGCGGGACGGGTCGTCGAGCACGGACCGGTCGCGGAGATCTTCGAGTCGCCCCGGCACCCGTACACGCGGGGGCTGCTGGACAGCCTGCCCGACCTCGACGGCGACGTCGGCGACCTGACCCCGATCCCCGGGTCGCCGCCGACGCCCGGCGAGATCCCGCGCGGCTGCGCGTTCGCGCCGCGGTGCCCGATGGCGCGGGCCAGATGCCGGGAGGAGCGCCCGGAACTCGCGCAGTCCGGTCCGGGACGCGGGAGCGCCTGCCATTTCCACCACGAGCTCGCGGGGGAGGAGACGACCGATGCCCGACCTTGA
- a CDS encoding RidA family protein, with protein MHDPDRRLDAAPAEPGPAGERPSVAAARRSGAVLIASGQVAARDGRLLAEGRVGEDVSLDVARSCARQCARNVLTAVRDELSGPSGEGGLAAVERVESVSVWVASAPGFTDQHLVADAATELFTEVFGDGAGRHARVALGVAALPTGSPVEVQATFRLRTGPAT; from the coding sequence GTGCACGACCCCGACCGACGACTGGACGCCGCCCCCGCGGAACCGGGGCCGGCGGGGGAGCGCCCGTCCGTCGCCGCGGCACGCCGCTCCGGCGCCGTCCTGATCGCCTCCGGGCAGGTCGCCGCCCGCGACGGCAGGCTCCTCGCCGAGGGGCGCGTAGGGGAGGACGTGTCGCTCGACGTGGCCCGGTCCTGCGCGCGGCAGTGCGCCCGCAACGTTCTCACCGCCGTTCGGGACGAGCTGTCCGGGCCGTCCGGGGAGGGCGGTCTGGCCGCGGTCGAGCGCGTCGAGTCGGTGTCGGTGTGGGTGGCGTCCGCGCCGGGTTTCACCGACCAGCATCTCGTCGCCGACGCCGCGACGGAGTTGTTCACCGAGGTGTTCGGGGACGGCGCCGGGCGGCACGCGCGCGTGGCGCTCGGCGTGGCCGCGCTCCCGACCGGCAGCCCGGTCGAGGTGCAGGCCACGTTCCGGCTTCGGACGGGACCGGCGACATGA
- a CDS encoding ABC transporter ATP-binding protein: MPDLEKAARPEPDEVLGVTGLTKHFPVRSGPLRLRSGSVHAVDGVDFSLPAGRTLGLVGESGCGKTTTGRMVVRLLTPTSGRITVAGRDVTRARGAELRALRRDLQMVFQDPYASLSPRMTVHDIIAEPLRVQGLYGDGGPGRVAELLDMVRLAPSHARRYAHEFSGGQRQRIGIARALALGPKVLVLDEPVSALDVSIQAQVVNTLRELQRELGVAYLFISHDLSVVRHVSHEIAVMYLGRIVERGTREEIFRRPAHPYTQALLSAVPRPRPGARGGRERIMLTGDVPSPIDPPSGCRFRTRCWKARDVCATEAPSLVERDGVGHPAACHFAEPSDVLTTA; this comes from the coding sequence ATGCCCGACCTTGAGAAGGCGGCGCGGCCGGAGCCGGACGAGGTCCTCGGCGTCACCGGCCTCACCAAGCACTTCCCGGTGCGGTCGGGGCCGCTGCGGCTGCGCTCCGGCAGCGTCCACGCGGTCGACGGCGTCGACTTCTCGCTGCCGGCGGGGCGGACGCTCGGCCTGGTCGGCGAGTCCGGGTGCGGCAAGACGACCACGGGACGGATGGTGGTGCGGCTGCTGACCCCGACCTCGGGACGGATCACCGTGGCCGGTAGGGACGTGACCCGCGCACGCGGCGCCGAGCTGCGCGCCCTCCGCCGCGACTTGCAGATGGTGTTCCAGGACCCGTACGCGTCGCTGTCGCCGCGGATGACCGTCCACGACATCATCGCCGAGCCGCTGCGCGTGCAGGGACTCTACGGGGACGGGGGCCCGGGTCGGGTGGCGGAGCTGCTCGACATGGTCCGGCTCGCGCCCTCGCACGCCCGCCGGTACGCGCACGAGTTCTCCGGCGGGCAGCGGCAGCGCATCGGCATCGCCCGCGCGCTCGCCCTCGGCCCGAAGGTGCTGGTGCTGGACGAGCCGGTCAGCGCGCTGGACGTGTCGATCCAGGCGCAGGTCGTCAACACGCTGAGGGAACTGCAGCGCGAGCTGGGCGTGGCGTACCTCTTCATCTCGCACGACCTGTCGGTGGTGCGGCACGTCTCGCACGAGATCGCCGTGATGTACCTCGGGAGGATCGTGGAGCGCGGCACCCGGGAGGAGATCTTCCGCCGGCCCGCGCATCCGTACACGCAGGCGCTCCTGTCGGCGGTGCCGCGCCCGCGGCCCGGCGCCCGCGGCGGACGGGAGCGGATCATGCTGACCGGTGACGTGCCGAGCCCGATCGACCCGCCGTCCGGCTGCCGGTTCCGCACCCGGTGCTGGAAGGCACGGGACGTCTGCGCGACCGAGGCGCCGTCGCTCGTCGAGCGCGACGGCGTCGGTCATCCGGCCGCCTGCCATTTCGCCGAACCCTCCGACGTTCTGACCACCGCCTGA
- a CDS encoding IclR family transcriptional regulator codes for METARVTGAAGTRRPAARRGSVDDDRPAAANYHANALARGLALLERLAAEGRTLTLNDFSTGTGLPKSTLVRLLGVLEEMGYVVRADERPAYRLGHKTLVLSTAYLNGLDLSQVAGGHLAKVAEATGQTANLGVLDGREVLHVCVREPDRPIRFHTTPGTRDAAYCTGLGKMLLARLDPAELPRHLPPEPFPARTEHTITTFAAMTEELRTVAERGHAVDDNEGSVGLRCVAAPVEVDGRCVAAVSVSGPSAEYGDAQRAAYLERLREVAADLTADADVVAALEYLHSSLRSGAPHTREDD; via the coding sequence ATGGAAACAGCCAGAGTGACAGGAGCCGCCGGGACGCGGCGACCGGCGGCCCGGCGCGGCAGCGTGGACGACGACCGCCCGGCGGCGGCGAACTACCACGCCAACGCGCTGGCCCGGGGCCTGGCGCTGCTGGAACGTCTCGCCGCGGAGGGCCGCACCCTCACCCTGAACGACTTCTCGACCGGGACCGGCCTGCCGAAGAGCACGCTCGTGAGGCTCCTCGGGGTGCTGGAGGAGATGGGATACGTGGTCCGCGCCGACGAGCGGCCCGCCTACCGTCTCGGCCACAAGACTCTCGTCCTGTCGACCGCGTACCTGAACGGACTGGACCTCTCGCAGGTGGCGGGCGGGCATCTCGCCAAAGTCGCCGAAGCCACCGGCCAGACCGCCAACCTGGGGGTGCTGGACGGGCGCGAGGTGCTGCACGTGTGCGTCCGCGAACCCGACCGGCCGATCCGCTTCCACACCACGCCCGGCACCCGCGACGCGGCGTACTGCACCGGGCTCGGCAAGATGCTGCTCGCCCGGCTCGACCCGGCGGAGCTGCCGCGGCACCTGCCGCCCGAGCCGTTCCCGGCCCGTACCGAGCACACGATCACGACGTTCGCGGCCATGACCGAGGAACTGCGGACGGTGGCCGAGCGGGGCCACGCCGTGGACGACAACGAGGGCAGCGTCGGGCTGCGCTGCGTCGCCGCGCCCGTCGAGGTGGACGGCCGCTGCGTCGCCGCCGTCAGCGTTTCCGGCCCGTCCGCCGAGTACGGCGATGCCCAACGTGCCGCCTATCTGGAACGGCTGCGCGAGGTGGCGGCGGACCTCACGGCGGACGCCGACGTGGTCGCCGCCCTGGAGTACCTGCATTCGTCCCTGCGCTCCGGCGCGCCGCACACCCGGGAGGATGATTGA
- a CDS encoding ABC transporter permease produces MSATPAGAADRVSNEKVSIEKSAETPSPKPDGPGGGGASPRARAVRRFRRNRLAVAGAVVLGVVVVLSLLAPLLAGPPNAVDLDAVQESPSAAHWFGTDTSGRDVFARTLHAGRVSLLVGLTAALGAMVVGTLFGAISGLFGGMVDNVIMRIADIVMSFPTVVVILVLAGIVGPSVTVLVVAIGATQWPVAGRVVRGVTLSLRDREYIQAAEASGANRWWLIRKHIVPAALPPVTVTGTLAVAQAIMMETTASFLGLGVQPPQASWGNMLNDAQNLTLIQSMPWLWLPPGIAIAVTVLAVNFVGDGLRDAVTPGGRT; encoded by the coding sequence ATGAGCGCGACGCCCGCCGGAGCGGCCGACAGGGTGAGCAACGAGAAGGTGAGCATCGAGAAGTCCGCCGAGACGCCGTCCCCGAAGCCGGACGGACCGGGTGGCGGCGGCGCGTCGCCGCGGGCGCGGGCGGTGCGGCGGTTCCGCAGGAACCGGCTCGCCGTCGCCGGAGCGGTCGTCCTCGGCGTGGTGGTCGTGCTGTCGCTGCTCGCCCCGCTGCTCGCCGGCCCGCCGAACGCCGTCGACCTGGACGCGGTGCAGGAGAGTCCGTCCGCCGCGCACTGGTTCGGAACCGACACCTCGGGACGCGACGTGTTCGCCCGCACCCTCCACGCGGGACGGGTGTCGCTGCTGGTCGGGCTGACCGCCGCGCTCGGCGCCATGGTCGTCGGCACGCTGTTCGGCGCGATCTCCGGGCTGTTCGGCGGCATGGTCGACAACGTGATCATGCGGATCGCCGACATCGTGATGTCGTTCCCGACCGTGGTGGTGATCCTGGTCCTCGCCGGGATCGTCGGGCCGAGCGTGACCGTGCTGGTCGTCGCGATCGGGGCGACGCAGTGGCCGGTCGCCGGCCGGGTGGTGCGCGGGGTGACGCTGTCGCTGCGGGACCGGGAGTACATCCAGGCCGCCGAGGCGTCCGGGGCGAACAGGTGGTGGCTGATCCGCAAGCACATCGTGCCCGCGGCGCTGCCGCCGGTCACGGTGACCGGCACCCTCGCCGTCGCTCAGGCGATCATGATGGAGACCACGGCGTCCTTCCTCGGGCTCGGCGTCCAGCCGCCGCAGGCGAGCTGGGGGAACATGCTGAACGACGCGCAGAACCTCACACTGATCCAGTCGATGCCGTGGCTGTGGCTGCCTCCGGGCATCGCGATCGCGGTGACGGTGCTGGCGGTCAACTTCGTCGGGGACGGCCTCCGCGACGCCGTCACGCCGGGAGGGCGCACATGA
- a CDS encoding DUF6461 domain-containing protein, producing MAVSADDYAWVNDFSALTEAYCAVLVRGITVEDFLRGMRAEPQGTVTGYAELERRTWRLWEEHSGDLLPIGAVTVPGDQGEWVLGLETNGYLGVTPRLVEPLSRGTRLVSHFCDENAHDNFLWYEDGTLRTSFEPLFPDERDGSTPDELVGLMEEVGFVLDENEEELLEDPPTVEAAFALAERLTGVHITPDLLTKATYAFGVVPHTETRDP from the coding sequence ATGGCAGTCAGCGCTGACGACTACGCATGGGTCAACGACTTCTCCGCCCTGACCGAGGCGTACTGCGCGGTGCTCGTCCGGGGGATCACCGTGGAGGACTTCCTGCGCGGGATGCGGGCCGAGCCCCAGGGGACCGTCACCGGCTACGCGGAGCTGGAACGGCGGACTTGGCGGCTCTGGGAGGAGCACTCCGGCGACCTGCTCCCGATCGGTGCCGTCACCGTCCCGGGCGACCAGGGCGAATGGGTGCTCGGGCTGGAGACGAACGGGTACCTGGGCGTCACGCCCCGACTGGTGGAACCGCTGTCCCGCGGCACCCGGCTCGTCTCCCACTTCTGCGATGAAAACGCCCACGACAATTTCCTCTGGTACGAGGACGGCACGCTCCGCACGTCCTTCGAACCGCTCTTCCCAGACGAAAGGGACGGCTCCACCCCCGACGAGCTCGTCGGACTGATGGAGGAGGTCGGCTTCGTCCTCGACGAGAACGAGGAGGAGCTCCTGGAAGACCCGCCGACGGTCGAGGCCGCCTTCGCACTGGCGGAACGCCTGACCGGCGTCCACATCACCCCGGACCTCCTCACCAAGGCCACCTACGCCTTCGGCGTGGTCCCCCACACCGAAACCCGAGACCCCTAG
- a CDS encoding N-acyl-D-amino-acid deacylase family protein, translated as MIDLLVTGGTLVDGTGTAPRRADVAVEDGRVTEIGDLAGRSAVHAIDVSGHVVAPGFVDVHTHSDLTLLSSPEAHSAVQQGVTTVVVGNCGLGVTPVGDSSHRAGTVRGGDAALQDHLDALRKAVGYLDLDPSVRWTWTDLPGYLAALDTARPAVNVAVLVAHTPLRAAAVGFEDRPADAAALDRMRGMLADALAAGAAGVSTGLVYAPVCYAREDELEVLGRTAAAYGRLFAWHVRDYADGLLDSVRQALRVAAATGCRTQISHLVAVGRRNHGSVARALELIDAARAEGLDVAFDIYPYLAGNAPLSQLLPAWAQEGGDEAMRARLTERAVRTRIRDEWRDLPNSWDDIAVDGRSVTDLAAAAGTDPVDVALDLVAEHGNGVQMVAGGRSERDLLDALTHPAAVIGSDGQALDPGGATGRGTPHPRSYGAYPRLFSEYVRKGRLGLAEAVRMCTSAAAERAGIAGRGVLRAGAAADIVVFDPARIADRATFAAPQRYPDGIRAVVVGGRAVVEDGVHRGARDGAGGPGEVLRIR; from the coding sequence ATGATCGACCTGCTCGTCACCGGCGGGACTCTCGTCGACGGAACCGGGACGGCCCCGCGCCGCGCCGACGTCGCGGTCGAGGACGGCCGGGTCACCGAGATCGGCGACCTGGCAGGGCGCTCCGCGGTGCATGCCATCGACGTGTCCGGCCACGTCGTGGCGCCGGGGTTCGTGGACGTCCACACCCACTCCGACCTGACGCTGCTGTCGAGCCCGGAGGCGCACAGCGCCGTCCAGCAGGGCGTGACGACCGTCGTCGTCGGCAACTGCGGCCTCGGCGTGACCCCCGTCGGCGATTCTTCCCACCGTGCGGGGACGGTCCGCGGTGGCGACGCGGCACTCCAGGACCACCTGGACGCGCTCCGCAAAGCGGTCGGCTATCTCGACCTCGACCCCTCGGTTCGCTGGACCTGGACCGACCTCCCGGGCTACCTCGCCGCGCTCGACACCGCGCGTCCCGCGGTGAACGTGGCCGTGCTCGTCGCGCACACGCCGCTGCGCGCGGCCGCGGTCGGGTTCGAGGACCGGCCCGCCGACGCCGCCGCGCTCGACCGGATGCGCGGGATGCTGGCCGACGCGCTCGCGGCGGGCGCCGCCGGAGTGTCCACCGGCCTGGTCTACGCGCCGGTCTGCTACGCCCGCGAGGACGAACTGGAGGTGCTGGGTCGCACCGCCGCCGCGTACGGACGGCTGTTCGCCTGGCACGTCCGCGACTACGCCGACGGGCTGCTCGACTCGGTCCGGCAGGCGCTCCGGGTCGCGGCGGCGACCGGCTGCCGCACGCAGATCTCTCACCTGGTCGCGGTCGGGCGGCGCAACCACGGATCGGTCGCGCGGGCGTTGGAGCTGATCGACGCGGCGCGGGCCGAAGGGCTCGACGTGGCGTTCGACATCTACCCGTACCTGGCGGGCAACGCGCCGTTGTCGCAGCTGCTGCCCGCGTGGGCGCAGGAGGGCGGCGACGAGGCGATGCGGGCGCGGCTCACCGAGCGCGCCGTCCGCACCCGCATCAGGGACGAGTGGCGCGACCTCCCCAACTCGTGGGACGACATCGCCGTGGACGGACGGTCCGTCACCGACCTGGCCGCCGCCGCGGGGACCGACCCGGTGGACGTCGCGCTCGACCTCGTCGCCGAGCACGGCAACGGCGTCCAGATGGTGGCGGGCGGGCGCAGCGAGCGCGACCTGCTCGACGCTCTCACGCATCCCGCCGCGGTGATCGGTTCGGACGGCCAGGCCCTCGACCCGGGCGGCGCCACGGGGCGCGGCACGCCGCACCCCCGCTCCTACGGCGCGTACCCGCGGCTGTTCTCCGAGTACGTTCGCAAGGGGCGGCTGGGGCTCGCCGAGGCGGTCCGCATGTGCACGTCCGCCGCCGCCGAGCGCGCCGGGATCGCGGGACGCGGCGTCCTGCGCGCGGGAGCGGCCGCGGACATCGTGGTTTTCGATCCCGCCCGCATCGCCGATAGGGCTACGTTCGCAGCACCCCAGCGGTACCCGGACGGGATCCGCGCGGTCGTCGTCGGCGGCCGCGCCGTGGTCGAGGACGGCGTCCACCGCGGCGCGCGCGACGGTGCCGGGGGGCCGGGCGAGGTCCTGCGCATCCGCTGA
- a CDS encoding sialidase family protein codes for MIVAQAAPGKKLHFPNMERRNDGSLVAVAREGEGHTGQDGRLLILDSDDGGRTWSSPRVVHDSPYDDRDPMITQLGSGRLLLSWFETDWTTSPRTRRGVFVKHSDDGGTTWSDPVRVQTSMSEPRGNPDLGWAAGHGQIKELPSGELIIPLYGTLPDDPWQRSTVVRSMDGGESWKAETESLIAAKQNTHYQEPVLTVLPGGKVHALLRIGTAASTMDAVRSQESWSDDGGRTWTVPEEIDLVTSSAHTEVLRNGDVFLAYGDLSGHFTDRRGTVGAVLRNPGSSWSGAPRELVYDSGTGDQANPAVAEVRPGRVLVLGFDSDTGRLVGDYVDANSIRDEPADPRRVDLAALHDAGLLTIDTDLVYTTADRPHVGPVGAIDGVVGYWDAAWKNTEAPAHYTVTFDEPTRVMEVGVALKPGHAEAAVVKVRDASGSWRTVGELDNRVRWGDELAWFPVGPGRTIDKVKVEIIESAGWAVLAELGVRGPGAN; via the coding sequence GTGATCGTCGCTCAGGCGGCCCCGGGCAAGAAGCTGCACTTCCCGAACATGGAACGGCGGAACGACGGGTCCCTCGTCGCGGTGGCCCGCGAGGGCGAGGGCCACACCGGGCAGGACGGCCGGCTGCTGATCCTGGACAGCGATGACGGCGGCCGCACCTGGTCCTCGCCCAGGGTGGTCCACGACTCGCCGTACGACGACCGCGATCCGATGATCACCCAGCTCGGGTCCGGGCGGCTGCTGCTGAGCTGGTTCGAGACCGACTGGACGACCTCGCCCAGGACGCGGCGGGGCGTGTTCGTCAAGCACAGCGACGACGGCGGCACCACCTGGTCGGACCCGGTCAGGGTGCAGACCTCGATGAGCGAGCCACGCGGCAACCCCGACCTCGGCTGGGCGGCCGGCCACGGGCAGATCAAGGAGCTCCCCTCCGGCGAACTGATCATCCCGCTGTACGGCACCCTTCCGGACGACCCCTGGCAGCGCTCCACTGTCGTGCGCAGCATGGACGGCGGCGAGTCCTGGAAGGCGGAGACGGAGTCGCTCATCGCAGCCAAGCAGAACACCCACTACCAGGAGCCGGTTCTCACCGTCCTGCCCGGCGGCAAGGTCCACGCTCTCCTGCGCATCGGCACCGCGGCCTCCACGATGGACGCGGTGCGTTCCCAGGAGTCCTGGTCGGACGATGGCGGCCGCACCTGGACGGTGCCGGAGGAGATCGACCTGGTGACTTCCTCCGCCCACACCGAGGTCCTGCGGAACGGGGACGTCTTCCTCGCCTACGGCGACCTGTCCGGCCACTTCACCGACCGCCGTGGAACCGTCGGCGCCGTCCTGCGGAACCCCGGGAGTTCCTGGTCGGGCGCACCGCGTGAGCTGGTGTACGACTCGGGCACCGGAGACCAGGCCAACCCCGCCGTCGCCGAGGTTCGTCCCGGCCGGGTCCTGGTGCTCGGCTTCGACTCGGACACCGGCCGGCTGGTCGGCGACTACGTGGACGCGAACTCGATCCGCGACGAACCCGCCGACCCTCGCCGCGTCGATCTGGCCGCCCTGCACGACGCCGGACTCCTCACCATCGACACCGACCTCGTGTACACGACCGCCGACCGGCCGCACGTGGGTCCCGTAGGCGCGATCGACGGTGTGGTCGGTTATTGGGACGCGGCCTGGAAGAACACCGAGGCCCCGGCCCACTACACCGTCACCTTCGACGAGCCGACCCGCGTGATGGAGGTCGGCGTGGCCCTCAAGCCCGGTCACGCCGAGGCGGCGGTGGTCAAGGTGCGGGACGCTTCCGGCTCGTGGCGGACCGTCGGCGAACTCGACAACCGGGTCCGCTGGGGCGACGAGCTCGCATGGTTCCCCGTCGGTCCCGGCAGGACGATCGACAAGGTCAAGGTGGAGATCATCGAGTCCGCCGGTTGGGCCGTCCTGGCTGAACTCGGCGTCCGCGGCCCTGGCGCGAACTGA
- a CDS encoding amidohydrolase family protein — MIDFHTHCHQPEHWGPEWDAHWRPVYGREAHAFTPADYDRAMADVTAACVFGIRATEAGVLTPNEHVERFCAETATETIGFMALDPTDPDVLDQLADGVARGLRGIKLYPVLALFDPRDTAYDRFYRAAADAGLAVLWHMGATPSPAGDLSVSNPLVVDDVARRHPDLVQIIAHLGHPWQRETIVTLRKNRRVYADVSAAWARPMDGYLALARAQEWDVVDKLVFGSDFPLWTPAEAIAGLREMVGRRPAGFPEIKKETVEWLLDGDPRPEMGLA; from the coding sequence TTGATCGACTTCCACACTCACTGCCACCAGCCCGAGCATTGGGGACCGGAGTGGGACGCGCACTGGAGACCCGTCTACGGGCGGGAGGCGCACGCGTTCACCCCGGCCGACTACGACCGCGCGATGGCGGACGTGACGGCGGCGTGCGTGTTCGGGATCCGCGCCACGGAGGCCGGGGTCCTCACCCCGAACGAGCACGTCGAGAGGTTCTGCGCGGAGACCGCGACCGAGACGATCGGCTTCATGGCGCTCGACCCCACCGACCCGGACGTGCTCGACCAGCTCGCGGACGGCGTCGCGCGCGGCCTGCGCGGCATCAAGCTGTACCCGGTGCTGGCGCTGTTCGATCCGCGCGACACCGCTTACGACCGGTTCTACCGGGCTGCGGCCGACGCGGGCCTGGCCGTCCTGTGGCACATGGGGGCGACGCCGAGCCCGGCCGGCGACCTGTCGGTCAGCAACCCGCTGGTCGTGGACGACGTGGCGCGCCGTCACCCGGATCTCGTCCAGATCATCGCGCACCTCGGGCATCCATGGCAGCGCGAGACGATCGTGACGCTGCGCAAGAACCGCCGTGTGTACGCCGACGTGTCGGCGGCGTGGGCCCGCCCGATGGACGGCTACCTCGCGTTGGCCCGCGCGCAGGAGTGGGACGTGGTGGACAAGCTGGTGTTCGGTTCGGACTTCCCGCTCTGGACACCGGCTGAGGCCATCGCGGGGCTGCGCGAGATGGTCGGGCGGCGCCCGGCGGGCTTCCCTGAGATCAAGAAGGAGACCGTGGAATGGCTGCTGGACGGAGATCCGCGACCGGAGATGGGGCTGGCGTGA